The Funiculus sociatus GB2-C1 DNA segment TGAAAAGCCTGTTCAATGGAAATTTTTCCATTGGTTGCCAAACCACTAATCAAACTTACCCGCTGAGCAAATTCCTGTAAGTTAGCATTAAATACTAAATTTTCTGGTTTGACATCACCGTAGTAGCGAGGTTGAGGATATAAAAAATTAGAAGTAGTTAACATTATGACTCCCGGTTTATTAGATTCTGTATGTTTCCTACTACTATCACTCAGAAATCCTATCGGGACAAGTGATGACTAATTAAAAAAAATGTGACAAGTCTCAGCATATTGAGTGCTGACAATCAGCTAGTAAATGTGATATTTAACAACTGAGTGAGTGACAGCAGTCACAATAAAATTATCTTGCAGAAGGTTGAAAATTAGCGATCGCTGCCGCTATCCCTGAGAAAGCGATCGCCTAAAATAAAGTCAGGCAATAGTTTTTGAGGAAGTATAAAATATGTCTTTGCAAGAATTAAAAAATCAAGCATACAAGTTATCGGTAAGCGATCGCTTAGATTTGGTGAATGCGATCGTCGAGTCGCTTAGGCGCGAACTCAGACCCCAACCCGATCGGAAAGCTGCAATAGATCAGATGCGGGGACTAGCGAAAACTGATGCGCCAGCCCCAACTGATGCTGAAGTTGAAGCAATGTTAGAAGAACGCCTAGTGGAGAAATACCTGAAATGATGGTATTAATAGATACCAACGTTATTCTGGATTTTTTGCTAGAGCGCGAACCTTTTAGGGAGGATGCTGAAGCTTTATTTCAGGCTATTTACTCTGGGCAGATTGAGGGGTGTGTTACAGCAACCACCGTAACTGATATCTTCTACATTGTCAGAAGACAGACGCGGAGTATTGAACGCGCAAGAGTTGCTGTCTCAACAACACTAACAGCTATGGAAATTTGTAGTGTTAATAGCGACATCCTTGCAGCTGCATTTGCCTCAAACTTGAGAGATTTTGAAGATGCGGTACAGTTAGCTTGCGCGATCGCTAACAATCTTGATGGAATTATCACCCGCGATACGGAAGGTTTCGCGGGTGCTATTTTGCCTATTTTGTCAGTTGGTGAATTATTAGAGCGACTGTCTTAAACTAAACAAGCGATCGCACAAATTTATCTAACCTATCCATCCCCTTTTCAATCGAAGTCATATCTGTTGCATAAGATAGCCGGACGTGATCATCTGCACCAAAAGCAATCGCAGGAATCGCCGCAACTTTCTGATTTTCTAACAGTTTGTCGCAGAATTCTAGAGAATTTAAACCAGATTTGCTGATGTTGACGAACAGATAAAAAGCGCCGTCTGGTTTGGCACAGGATAAACCGGGAATAGCGTTAAGTGTTTGCAACATTACCTGCCGACGTTCGGCAAAGGCGAGGCGCATTTGTTCCACACAATCTTGAGAACCTTCTAAAGCTGCGATCGCGCCGAACTGTGCAAAAGTACACACATTCGAGGTACTGTGACCTTGAATGGTGGACACAGCTTTAACTAACTCAACTGGTGCTGCTAAATAACCAATTCGCCAACCCGTCATTGAGTAACCTTTAGCAAAACCACTGCTGATAATTGTCCTGTCAAAGACTTCGGGACTGACTGCACCGATACTCAAGTGCTGCGCGTCGTCGTAGATAATCTTTTCGTAAATCTCATCAGAGACAACGAGAATATCTTTTTCCACCACCACTTCTCCTAAAGCTTTAATCTCAGCTGGCGTATAAACAACACCAGTGGGATTACAAGGCGAATTGAGGACAAAAAGCTTGGTTCTTGGTGTGATAGATGAGCGAAGTTGCTCTGGCGTAATTTTATATCCAGTTGAAGCGTCTGTCGGCACAATTATCGGGGTGCCACCTGCCAAAATCACCATTTCCGGATACGAGAGCCAGTAGGGAGATGGGATAATCACCTCATCCCCACTATTTAGCAGCGCCATCATCAGGTTATACAAGGAATGCTTGCCGCCGTTGGTGACAATAACGTTTTCAGCTGCGAAACCCAGGTTATTGTCCTTTTGTAGCTTGCGGGCGATCGCTTCCCTTAATTTTGGTTCTCCAGCAGCTGGCCCGTATTTGGTTTTACCCTCGTCCAAAGCTTTTTTGGCAGCAGCTTTGATATGTTCTGGGGTGTCAAAATCTGGTTCCCCAGCGCTGAAACTACAAACATCTATCCCCTCTGCCTTCATCGCCTTGGCTTTGGCTGCGATCGCCAACGTTATAGAAGGCGTTACCTGACCAACTCGTGCTGCCAGCTTCATGCTTACCCCACTTTCCAGACTAACTTAGCGATACGTTGCTTTTGGGCAATACGCAAGAAAGCGATCGCTACCCCAGCAACTCTATAGTCTTTCAGAGTATCTCTCAATCAGGCTTCAGATTGGCATTTTTTTTACTTTTTAATTTTAAAAATGAGATATATGACATTTTTTATAGCTATATAAAAATCCAATACGTGCCGAATCATAAATTTTACTTTTCTTTTGCCTCCACGGGTAAGGGGTGATACTCTGGCTTTTTGCCTTATAGCCGCATTTGGTAATCTTTTTCTGGAGTAGTAGGGGGCTACCCCCCTGCTACCCAAGAAGCCGAGCAGAAGCGCCTATGGCTTTATCAAGCGATAGTTACATCAGGTGAGAGATAGACATCCTGAATGGCGTTAAATAACTTCACCCCTTCCTCAAAAGGACGCTGGAAAGTTTTGCGACCGGAGATTAAACCACAACCACCAGCTCGTTTGTTAATTACGGCGGTGCGGACGGCTTCGGCAAAGTCATTTTTACCAGATGCACCACCAGAGTTAATCAACCCAGCGCGACCGCAGTAGCAATTTAGTACCTGGTAGCGGGTGAGGTCAATTGGGTGATCGGTCAACAGGTCGGTGTATACTCGGTCGTTAGTTTTGCCGTAACTTTCACCAGTAGCTTTAGCAACAGCAGCATATCCGTGATTGTATTCGGGAAGCTTTTGTTTGATGATGTCGGCTTTAATTGTCACGCCCAGATGGTTTGCTTGAGCTGTGAGGTCGCCTGCTAAGTGATAGTCTTTGTCTTGTTTGAAAGCATTGTTGCGGAGATAGCACCAAAGGATAGTTGCCATACCCAATTCGTGGGCGCGTTCAAAGGCTTCGCTGACTTCTTGAATTTGGCGAGTTGATTGTTCTGAACCAAAGTAAATAGTTGCCCCAACAGCGACCGCCCCTAAATTCCAAGCTTGTTCGACAGAGGCGAACATTATCTGGTCGAATTGATTGGGGAAAGTCAGCAATTCATTATGATTTAATTTCAAAATGAAGGGGATTTTGTGGGCATATTTGCGAGAAACCATGCCCAAAACGCCAAGGGTCGTAGCAACAGCATTACAACCAGATTCGATCGCCAGTTTAATAATATTTTCGGGATCGAAATAGATCGGGTTTGGTGCAAATGATGCCCCTGCGGAGTGTTCAATTCCTTGGTCTACTGGGAGAATGGAGAGATATCCGGTATTAGCTAAACGTCCGGCAGAATACAGTTGCTGAAGACTACGCAATACTTGGGGGTTGCGATCGCTAGCTGCAAAAATCCGGTCTACAAAGTCCGGCCCCGGCAGGTGCAGCATATCTTGGGAAACTTTTGCCTTAAAACTGAGAAGGTCTTCTGCTTCTTTTCCTAGTACAGACTCTAGGGAATTAGGTACAGATAGTGTAGCGGTCATAGCAGTTTTCCTCAAAAATTTGTTTTGCTGGGCGGTGCATACCTACCTACCTATTAAGCAAGTCAAAAGTCAAAAGAATGAAACTCTGTTTTGGTAGGAATTTTGACTAATAACCATCTGCAAGTTAAATGTCGAATAGCTTACAAATTAGGGTAACACTTCAAGCTTCTAATTGCTCTTGTGACGGAAATCCGTGCTGTTCTCTACCCGGAGGGCCGTCGTATTTTTTTGACGTTTTGTAGAGTTCAAAGCGTCCATCAGCAGCATAGCTAGCATAACGCGATCGCATAGCTTGCATTTCCGGTTCTGTCATCGGCTTGAAACTCCGCGCAATATTCAAGTTCTGGCGCAGCACTTGTAGAGAGTCAATACCGCTGACGGTAGTTGCAACAGGAAGGCTCATTGCATAGCGTAGCGCTTCTTGCACGCTGATAACGCCTGCTTTAACTGGTTCGCCACTACCACCCAAACTTTTCATTCCAATTGCAGCAATACCGCGTTTATTGAGTTCGGGTAGCACTTGCTTCTCAAAGCTGCGAAAAGAGGAGTCAAAACAATTCAGTGGTAGTTGAACGGCATCGAACGGATAATTATAAGAAAGCATTTTCAGATGAATTGCCGGATCTTTGTGACCTGTGAAACCGACAAAACGAACTTTTCCCTGACGCTTGGCTTCGTCTAAAGCCTCGATAACTCCACCTTTGGCGAAATGTCTTTCCGGGTCGTTGTCATAAACAACTTCGTGAACTTGCCACAAGTCGATATAATCTGTCTTGAGTCGCCGCAAAGATTGCTCAAGTTGTTGCATAGCGACTTTGCGATCGCGTCCGTGCGTGCAAACTTTTGTCATCAGAAATGCTTTGTCTCGCCTACCTTGCAGCGCCTTACCCATCCGTTCTTCACTCACGCCTTCGTTATACTCCCAGGCGTTGTCTAGAAAGGTCACGCCAGCATCGAGTGCTTCTTGAATAATGCGGATGGCTTCTTGTTCGTCTTTGGGAACGCCGATGTGAAAGCCGCCTAGCGCCACCGCCGAAACTTCCACACCTGTGCGTCCGAGTTTGCGGCGGGGAATTTCCCCAGCTTGGAGTGAAATTGTCTGATCGGGTTCGGCAGCATTGACTTGTGCATCTGGGTGTAGCAAGATCCGATCTGCGATCGCTACTCCTGCGCCGAGAACTCCGAGGCGTTGCAGAAACTGTCTGCGTTTCCAGCTTTGTGCCTCTCGGTGGCGATTTTCCCCTGATTGATCGTCACGTCGATCTGCCATTGAGTTATCCTGCTTAAGTTCACCCAGTTTTGCTTCAGTGTTAGTTTTTTTCTTACTTTAATTTCACCTATCTTTAGACAGGTTATTTTATTTTTCTAAGGGCGAAATCGCCCCTACACGCAAATATGGTTTTCCTATGCACCGCCGCCTTTGTCACTGTGGCAACTGTTAATCTTGAGAAATTAGTAAGTTTTTATACAAATTTACTGGATAAACAGCCGCATCCATACATCCCAAATGTTTATGCAGAGTTTCAGTTTCCTGGCTTACGTTTGGGTATTTTTAAACCAAAACTCACCCACTCCGAAGAATTTGTATCGGTAAAAAGTGGAATGAGTTTGTGTTTAGAAGTAACTGACTTGGAAAGTGCGATCGCTCACATTACTGCTCTGGGTTTCCCGCCACCAGGCGATATTTTATCTGCATCACACGGTAGAGAAATCTACGCTTACGATCCAGATGGCAATCGCTTGATTTTGCACCAATCCCACTAATAGATTATAGGTGCTGAGTTAAGTCAGCAAAGCAGTAAAAACTCACAATTAACATTAGCACTGCCATCACCTGAGAAACTCGCGGATGATGAGATGGTGTGAGTGCTTCTCTTACTAAAATTGATCCTGCCGCTCCCACCATATAGCTCAAACCCAGTACCAAGTAAGGCCACTGCTGATTTATCTCCCAAGCCATTATTAAAACAGTGGCAACTGTTAACATGATTAGCTCAATAAATCGCGGAGGACTGTACTGGCTAGAAAAAACTAAAGCTCGCCACCAAGATTGCCAAATTCTCATATTTTAATTATTACTTATTAGTTATTGGTCAGGGGTAATGGCAATTAGCAATTAGTCATTACGATAGTCCAAAGTTTTAACGTTTGCTATCTACTCATAGGCGCATCTGGCGGTTGGTTATTAGGTAATATTTGCTGGTTGTGCTGCTGCAAGTAGAATAAGGCTTCTTGAGTCTCCACTTGGGGAAACTCTTCATAGAAGCGACTGACACTGAGGAAAGGTTCGGGCGTTTCTAGGATAATAGCGCGATCGCACCATTGCAGCAGCCACTCGCTCAAACCCTGTGGTGCTACTGGCGAACAAACCCAAATTTCGGCAGGATTTTGGGCTTTCACGGCAGAGGCGGCAGCTGCTATTGTCATGCCAGTGGCAATACCATCATCAACCAAAATAGCGATCGCACCCTGAGCGCTAACAGGCAAGCGACTGGAAGAAAGCTTACTCTGTAGGGCAATAGCTTTATCTTGGGCTTGCCGCAACGCCGCTTCCAGCTCACTCTGCTGGTTTCTGCGAAATCGCTTTGGCTGACACCATAGCACGTGTCCATCTGACGTGACAGCACCGATGGCAAGTTCCGGGTTTTCTGGAAAAGTAATTTTTTTGGCGACAAGAATATCCACAGGACAACCCAGACTGCGTGCCACTGGTACAGCCACAGGGATACCGCCGCGAGGCAGCGCGTAAATAATAGGTTGGCTATTAACTCCCCGCGTCTTGAGCTGGGTAAACTCAGCCATAACGGACTCAGCTAGCTGCTCTCCGGCGTGGATGCGATCGCGAAACATGGGGGCAGATGACATGGCACCCTCCAGAATTCGGTACTGCGCTCGCCTCCTATGATGGCTGATTTTGGCTTTTGACGCAGCTACTCCTAGTCCGTCAAAAGTAAGAACTATCAATTCTTAAGCGTGAAACAAGTTTCAGCCTTGAGCGAGTATTGTTAGGATAATTTCGTGAAAGCACGATATAACCCCAGATTCATGTCCAGCGACGAGCAACTTAGCCTTTTTGACTCCTCAGACCTCGGTGCATCTGCCACACCGCAAAATCAAGCATTAATTCCCACAAGTGCCAAAATCCCCATTCCTCCCGGCACCTATCAAACAATGGCCCAAATCGCACAGCATTGTAACCAATGCCACCGTTGCGGACTGGGAGAAAACCGCACTCACGCTGTAGTTGGACGCGGCAATCTCCAAGCACCAATTATGATTGTGGGCGAAGCACCAGGGCAAAATGAAGATGAAACCGGGTTGCCATTTGTCGGGAAATCTGGGCAACTGCTGGAGAAAATATTAGCCGCTGTGAAGCTGAACACCGAACAGGATGTATACATCTGTAATGTGAACAAGTGCCGTCCACCAAACAATCGCCCGCCAACAACTGAAGAAATGGCAGCTTGTAGACCTTATTTGTTAGAACAAATTCGCATGGTAGACCCGAAAATCATTCTTTTAACGGGTGCTACAGCTTTAAAAGGTTTAACTGGCGATAAACGAGGCATTACCAAAATTCGCGGCACTTGGATCGAGTGGGAGGGGCGCTTGTGTATGCCGATTTTCCACCCATCCTATCTACTTCGCAATGCTTCGCGGGAACAAGGCAGCCCTAAATGGTTAATGTGGCAGGATATTCAGGCTGTTCGTGCCAAATTAGATGAAATCCGCAACAATTAATTAATTTTCCCAACGCGGCAGTCTTGCAACCAATTGCGAACAGCTTGGCCAATGATGCCATTACTGCTATCTCGCGGCGGCGAGGGCGGATCTCCTTCGGGATAGGAGCCAGTACGGGAAAACATCGTTGCTAACCTCCAGCCGTCCTCAGTTTGAGTTAGAAACAGCCAGTGATATTGCTGTAATTGAATTGGCTTTCGGGCTGTGTATCCTCGTTCTAAAGTGGTGATAAATACTTGTTTAGGAGCTGTTGTGGCGATATCTGCGCCAGGGTCTGAGGTATAGGGGCCAGGGCCTAGGGTAAGGGGCGCAAATTCTGGTCGTCCGGCGATGATTACGGAACTGGAGAGAGCTGGTTTTCTGTTTAGTCGTCGAGAGCGTTGGCTGACGCGATTGGCATAACTGGGTAAATCCCGAATTAGTAAACTTGTTAAGTTTTCTACATCGGTTGGACAACTCGATTTCTGTGGCGGCGGCGTTTGCGCGATCGCTCTCCCAAAGTAAAAGCCAATCATGCAAAGGCAAAATGTAGCGATGCGAATTTTCGCGTCTCCACATAAATTATTGTGACTTCTATAACTCATCGCAAATTCTCGCCCAAGCAGCAGCAGGATCGGCGGCGGCAGTAATCGGTCGCCCAATCACGAGATAATCAGCTCCAGAAGAGAAAGCTTGGGCTGGGGTGAGACTTCGCTTCTGATCTCCCGCTTCTGCCCAGCTAGGGCGCACTCCCGGACAAACAAATAGAAAATCATCGCCGCAAGTCTGTCGCAGTTGTTCCACCTCCTGCGGCGAACAAACTGCCCCATCCAGTCCCGCCTCTTTTGCTAACAAAGCCATATGTAAAGCATATTCTGGCAATTCCAGGGGAATTTTTAGCTCAAATGCCAATTGCCGCGATGTGATACTTGTCAG contains these protein-coding regions:
- a CDS encoding DUF7219 family protein — protein: MLTTSNFLYPQPRYYGDVKPENLVFNANLQEFAQRVSLISGLATNGKISIEQAFQNIETLWQQLEATKKQLGVGENPFQSDENR
- a CDS encoding putative toxin-antitoxin system toxin component, PIN family; translation: MMVLIDTNVILDFLLEREPFREDAEALFQAIYSGQIEGCVTATTVTDIFYIVRRQTRSIERARVAVSTTLTAMEICSVNSDILAAAFASNLRDFEDAVQLACAIANNLDGIITRDTEGFAGAILPILSVGELLERLS
- a CDS encoding pyridoxal phosphate-dependent aminotransferase, which translates into the protein MKLAARVGQVTPSITLAIAAKAKAMKAEGIDVCSFSAGEPDFDTPEHIKAAAKKALDEGKTKYGPAAGEPKLREAIARKLQKDNNLGFAAENVIVTNGGKHSLYNLMMALLNSGDEVIIPSPYWLSYPEMVILAGGTPIIVPTDASTGYKITPEQLRSSITPRTKLFVLNSPCNPTGVVYTPAEIKALGEVVVEKDILVVSDEIYEKIIYDDAQHLSIGAVSPEVFDRTIISSGFAKGYSMTGWRIGYLAAPVELVKAVSTIQGHSTSNVCTFAQFGAIAALEGSQDCVEQMRLAFAERRQVMLQTLNAIPGLSCAKPDGAFYLFVNISKSGLNSLEFCDKLLENQKVAAIPAIAFGADDHVRLSYATDMTSIEKGMDRLDKFVRSLV
- a CDS encoding class I fructose-bisphosphate aldolase, with translation MTATLSVPNSLESVLGKEAEDLLSFKAKVSQDMLHLPGPDFVDRIFAASDRNPQVLRSLQQLYSAGRLANTGYLSILPVDQGIEHSAGASFAPNPIYFDPENIIKLAIESGCNAVATTLGVLGMVSRKYAHKIPFILKLNHNELLTFPNQFDQIMFASVEQAWNLGAVAVGATIYFGSEQSTRQIQEVSEAFERAHELGMATILWCYLRNNAFKQDKDYHLAGDLTAQANHLGVTIKADIIKQKLPEYNHGYAAVAKATGESYGKTNDRVYTDLLTDHPIDLTRYQVLNCYCGRAGLINSGGASGKNDFAEAVRTAVINKRAGGCGLISGRKTFQRPFEEGVKLFNAIQDVYLSPDVTIA
- a CDS encoding aldo/keto reductase produces the protein MADRRDDQSGENRHREAQSWKRRQFLQRLGVLGAGVAIADRILLHPDAQVNAAEPDQTISLQAGEIPRRKLGRTGVEVSAVALGGFHIGVPKDEQEAIRIIQEALDAGVTFLDNAWEYNEGVSEERMGKALQGRRDKAFLMTKVCTHGRDRKVAMQQLEQSLRRLKTDYIDLWQVHEVVYDNDPERHFAKGGVIEALDEAKRQGKVRFVGFTGHKDPAIHLKMLSYNYPFDAVQLPLNCFDSSFRSFEKQVLPELNKRGIAAIGMKSLGGSGEPVKAGVISVQEALRYAMSLPVATTVSGIDSLQVLRQNLNIARSFKPMTEPEMQAMRSRYASYAADGRFELYKTSKKYDGPPGREQHGFPSQEQLEA
- a CDS encoding VOC family protein, coding for MVFLCTAAFVTVATVNLEKLVSFYTNLLDKQPHPYIPNVYAEFQFPGLRLGIFKPKLTHSEEFVSVKSGMSLCLEVTDLESAIAHITALGFPPPGDILSASHGREIYAYDPDGNRLILHQSH
- a CDS encoding phosphoribosyltransferase; translation: MSSAPMFRDRIHAGEQLAESVMAEFTQLKTRGVNSQPIIYALPRGGIPVAVPVARSLGCPVDILVAKKITFPENPELAIGAVTSDGHVLWCQPKRFRRNQQSELEAALRQAQDKAIALQSKLSSSRLPVSAQGAIAILVDDGIATGMTIAAAASAVKAQNPAEIWVCSPVAPQGLSEWLLQWCDRAIILETPEPFLSVSRFYEEFPQVETQEALFYLQQHNQQILPNNQPPDAPMSR
- a CDS encoding uracil-DNA glycosylase, coding for MSSDEQLSLFDSSDLGASATPQNQALIPTSAKIPIPPGTYQTMAQIAQHCNQCHRCGLGENRTHAVVGRGNLQAPIMIVGEAPGQNEDETGLPFVGKSGQLLEKILAAVKLNTEQDVYICNVNKCRPPNNRPPTTEEMAACRPYLLEQIRMVDPKIILLTGATALKGLTGDKRGITKIRGTWIEWEGRLCMPIFHPSYLLRNASREQGSPKWLMWQDIQAVRAKLDEIRNN